The Perca fluviatilis chromosome 3, GENO_Pfluv_1.0, whole genome shotgun sequence nucleotide sequence ctaaccttaacccttaccctcaccctaaccataacctaattctaaccctaatcctacaaccaagtcttaaccctcaaacagccatttaaagttgtggggtgcagtattttggccccacaaagctgtccggaccccacaagtatactgtattcctgttttttggaccccacgaatgtagttaaacaagaacacacacacacacacacacacatacacacatacacagcaaaGAGtgaataacttgtttttctgttACATTAGCCTGTCTTGTGGGACCTCATCCAGCGGGATGACAACTCATCTGCTCTGAGGTTTCTGCTTCAGGTACTGGCCTCTGCAGCTACACTCACAGATCACATCAGATCAGGTCAGTGAACTTTATATTTAGTTAAATCACTTTGTCTCGCCAGGAGTACCTCCGGATGCCAAGAGACAGCATTCGCACTCTAGTGATGTCTGCTGAAAAAGATGATGTTAAAAGATTTCTCTCTCATATGCATCAAAGTTGGGACCAGCTACAAGTTGAAACCGGCCAGGTTTGTTCTCAAACTCCCAACAAAACAGAGTGTACTATTATTGATTGATATTTTCTATTAAGTAAGTAATTGTGCAGGTAAAAGCTCTCATCTTTCTGTTGACTACAGTTCTACTCTATTGTAATCTCTTGTGCCGTATCTCTTTTATCTATGTCATGGCCCTTGCATAGTTAGAGGGCCAAATTGAATGCACATCAGTTTGTGTCCCgctcttttgttttctctgtcagGCGTCTCAAAAAGAGTTGCAGGCCATGGAAACAATGACTGCTGCTTTCATCCATAAGTTCCCCCGGGTGACCCCTGAATTGTTTGTGGACCTGTCTCAGTTTATTCCCTACATGTCTGTCTCTGACATCATGAGCTTCCCAGCCTCCCTGATAGTCAACGACAGTGTGTGAGTCACTGACACAAGACAGTTGCATTTAGTTTGATATATCTTACTGTTCTGATGCTAACAGCTTCTGTGTTGCTCTTTAGGTTGACAGCCATTCGTGAACACAGCTCAGGGATGAAGTCGCCGCAGAAAAAGGCCTTCGTAAAAAGACTCCTGCAGTCAAGTATGGTGGGGGATGTCCCGACGTGGCCACCATACTTCCTCAGTTCCATCCTCCCACTTCTGCCTTACCTCCCGGTCAGTCATTTTCAGCAACTGACATCACAACAGGTAAAACTCTTCTGCTGTATCTCTCTCACAGATGTTAGTAATCTCAGACATGGTGACGTGATTAGTAAAGCCATTGATCGGGGTTCTTACATGACCAGATGACAAATTACAGGGGAAAACCTAAATAAATGTGAACCAGATGCTTCCATACAGGGCACAATGACCGGAGATTAGTTTAACGAGTATTACAGATATGTGAATCAACCCAGTTAAACCTTTATCGTAGAGTTTTTGAGAAATGTGCTCTCCATCATCAAACACCAAACCATCACCTTACTACCCTAACTTTTGTTTTTGGCTTGTTTCAACATTTTATCTGTTGTCTTCTTTAGCTAACTCCTCTGGTAGAGTTGCTAGGCAACAGCAGTCTGGATGTTGTAAGGGGGCGTCATGTGCTCCGGACTCTCTTCAGCAAGAAGATTCTGACCAGTGATAACATATCAAGGTGGGACCCAGATACTTAATGTTTATGTCTATCTTTATGATCACTGAATGGCTGAGTCATCTAATGGCTGATTACAGTGCTTTAATATACTCCAATATGTTTCCACGTGATGGTTCTTATACAGAGCTTCAGTCCTGCAGTCAGTgttgatttttgtttgtgtttttgtccatTGTActatatttgaaataaaaagttTCATAATCTGAGGACATACTTGACATAAGTGTTGCCCCTGTTGACATGACCCCATAGATTATTTACTGACATCCAAGATTGGCGCCAATAAATTAGGTCATAGTTTGTTTAGGTATTGATGTGTGTTGCTATATCAGGTATGGAAAAATACATCactacattctctctctctctctctctctctctctctctctctctctctctctctctctctctctctctcgctctctctccttGTTTCCTGTCTGCCTATATTCTGTCTGCTATACAATAAAGCAACAATGCcccaaaatagaaaaaaaagtgatagcaAATGTCTTTTTGCAGGTTAGGAGTCCTTGCATGTTACCTGGATCCAGTGGATCTGGGTTTATTTCTCAAGGACTCAGCTGTGTCCTCGACTCTCTGGCAGCAGCTGGCTCAGTGCATGTCCAAGGGGTTTATCAGTACCAGCGGCAGGGTAAGCAGCACATGTTCTCTAGTAGCTCACTACagaaaatctgctttaaaatctTCAATATCTGACTAACTCTGTTGAACCGTGTTTCATGGACAGCTGTCCTCTTGGTTGATACCAGCCATTGAGACCCTGAACCTCAGCAGCATGGCTCCCGCAGAGCTGTCTGCCCTCAGTGGTCTGTTACCTCAGTTAGGAGCTTCCTTCCTGCTGTCGCTCCCCTCACAGCAACTCCTGGAAATCCTCTCACAACCAGGATTACACAGATATTCCCCAGCACAGGTCAGCATggaatttgtttttcatttcacatgTGTCTTCTCATCATTCCTATCGTGGGCGAGGTTGTTAAATGTTCACCACCATTTTGTAGAAGCTGTTAGTAAGCTGTAGGTCTCAAGTGCAActgtaaatgtataaaaatgaaTAGCATTTACTTGAAAGTTTtcaaatttgatttaaaaatcaaatGAGTATTTTCTCTAAGATGCTGCAAAGAATTATTATACATTACTAAAAAGAAAAGCCTTGACAGTAATGAGCACtgtggggattttttttgtcagaaaTGTAATTCATTTTCTACCGAGTTTctagagaaaagaagagaataaACATTCATAAAATATGTGACCTTCACCCAAAAACATCTGTTAATTCTTCAATACTTTCCTCAGGCTTTTCAAATTTTATCCAACATTTCAAAGGACACCAATGTAAGTAGACATTttcaaactctttttttttgctgaatttCAGCCAGCTGCACTTTCATCACTGGGTTTTTCTCTCCCTGCCAGCTCACCATGGATAAACTGTGCAGACTGAAGCCGTTACTCTCTGGTCTCTCCCCTGCTGTGCTCAAGGACCTCCAGTGGCCTGAGATCACTGGAGCTGCCCACTGCCAGTGCTGGAGAGCCCTGCTAACTGAGCTTAAGCCTGGCCATAGAGCCATGCTATACAATGCAATGCAGGAGGTGACGGTGCTATTATCATCTCTTCATTAACACTTATCACTTCTCTTATCTTTTCATCTCTCCTTATAAATTAGCTGTGGCTCAGCTTGTTGTCACATTAAGAGTAGATTGACACAATGGAGGTGGATTTTTACTCTTATAGATAAACTTACTGAAAAATATCACATTAAGTAAAAACTGTGGCCTAACTAATCTGGCACTAGGGTTTCCAGAATGTGTTCATTTGATCCGCATGTGTGATACCTGCTTTGTGTTGCCTTTAAAGGCTTCTggtttctttgttgttgttgtgtcaaCAGGCTCTACACAGAGACTTGCAGAACATCACTCAGCAGGTAAACTGTCTATTACCGTTTGTCCCTCTGAGGAAGCTGACAGAAACCTTAAATGGAGAAACAATCCTGAGAGATGTCCGCCTGTACAGAGACATTCGCTGGTCGCCACAGCAGGTGCATATTTCACTTTAACCTACCTGTGTTTGCTGTTTCACACTGCATTCATATGACAACAATAGATTGGCAGTTTTTTGACTAAAGAAGAAAATGTTACCAGCTTCGGTCTTTGGTCCCATTAATCTGCAACTCATTGGTTATGCTTCAGATGAACCTTTCAGGATATTAATACGCCACACGCATCAGCTGCCATCAAGCTAATTAGTTTGGATGTAGTACAATGGTGTGGAGGAGTGTAGCATAAATTAATAATGGCTACCTTAAAGGGATTTAGTCACAGCCAAGTGTGTATTTCATCTCCTGTTCTCGGCCTAACAAGACCTGAGTCAAATCAATAATGATTGCCCTTTGCAGTTAGTAGTTGCTCTGAAATGTATTGTGACACTAAACATCAAACCTAAAATATTGTATTTAAATAACCCTGaagtaaaatgttttaatagcCCGTTATTTGTGTGATTACAAATTTGTAAACATCCTTTTATGGTTAGTTTAACAAATATTTTGCGAGATTGTAGTGGCCATATATTTTTCAGCAACATGCCCCTGAATTCAAACAATGTGATAGTCATCAGAGTGATTTGGGGTTTAACCTTCAACTGATGCCACTGCACACATATACAAtatagtatatactgtatattgtggtTCAGTCATATCAGTGATATACCATCAGTATAGCATTCCAGATCCAGTCTGGAAATGTTTCACTGTGTAGCTAGATTTGAACAGCTTTTTAAGAAAACTAAAAGTTTTAAGCGATCCCTAAAAGTTCAACAGATAGAAAGATACTTTATTTATTGTCGGGGGGGAACTTCTCATGTCGCAGCAGCAGTGCATGAATGAAACAACACTGAAAAAAGAATAGtgcaaagaaacaaacatcAAAAGTACAAGTACTCAGATAAGAGTTGAAAGTAATAAGTAAAATGTGTGCTCTTTAAAtgtatgtgcatgcatacaATGTGCAAATTGCTGTACGGGGCATAATGGATGTAATTACGAGTTCAAAAGATGTATTGCACTTTCCCAGAGCTACAGAGAAGGTAATCGCGACTCCAGTTTGAATTAGTAATGTTCATTACACACAGTGCATTAAGAAACAGTTGGATGGAACAAACAATACAATGACAATTTTACTATTCTTTAGAGTTTTACCAGTGCTGAGTCTAATGCTTAACCTCATGTTAAGCTGCGTGTTAGATTCTGAGAGGTTTTGTGTATAATAGTACACTCTGAATCTGAGAGTGGCACAAAAGGAAAGCTCATGCAGTATTCAAAATGGAAAGAGTTCATCCTCTGGGATACATGAATGTTTTGGCGTAACGCTGGCTTTAAAAGGATGGTGATGGGATCATCAGAAACATGCGTAAACCCCAAAATCAATACTCAATGCCCATAGAGTTAAAAGCTAGCTTTTTAAAGGATGTATTTAGTCCTTTATATATCAGAGCAgcaaattaattttattttgaaaggattACAACAGtatacatgtcttttttttaattgtttttacagCCAATGAAGTATCAAAACATCCTCTGAAACAACTCAAAGcagtctttttctttctttttttttacttagtaTGTTCACTATGTCATACTTACACATGTACCAAAATATGTGTCCAACTTGTGGGCAAGCACACATGTCTAAAAGTggctaaaacatgcaaaacaaatACTGGTACAATTGGTCTTTTTATAATAACTACAATTTTTAATGTATCTTCTTTGATTAAAATGCCAAGtctgacatttttctttttgtttggaCAGGCTCAGCTTTTGTTCAAAAGGATccacaaatttaaaaacattaccaGCAAGATTGTGAGGTAAGTTGGATGTATTGCACCAGAACATTCAGATCTATAACTTTAATCATTAAGTCATTTTACCTGCAAACTGAATAAAAGATTCAAAAGTCACAATCATTTTTAGGTCAGATACTCACTCAATATACAATTTAAATCACAACCTCTCTTTTACTTTTAGGGATCTAGGTCATATTGCCAGTGGAACGAGTTGTGACTTTTTGAGGCTTTGGAGCAACGATACAGATTTTGCAGAACTGCTTCAGTTTGTTAGTGAGCTGCCTGGAGGCACGAGACCTGCTCTGGTGAGGAACAAATACTTTAGCACTCCTCAAACTCTTTATCATAGTCTCGGATACGCAGCCATGGTTCattagtttgttgttttttatattttaatatatttatattatagaTTTTTATAATTCTAACTAGTTCAGATGTGTTTTGGCTGTGTTACCAGCGGAAATGTATCATAGACGAACTGAGAAAACAACCTGAACTCGACCTCAGTGCATTGAGCTCTGGGTTTGCTGCAACTTTACCGTAAGCATCTTCTTatcaaatgtaaatatttcaCAGTTTATCCAAAGATAACTACATTCACACCTCTGCTCTGTTCTTTTCCAGGGTGACGATGATAGAGGACCTCTCTAATGCATCCTTCAGAGCCATTCTGGACCACATTCAGGCACACTTTGCAGATTTCCTCAGAATGCCACATTACAAGCAGACTAATTTAGCAGAGAAAGCTGTAACTGAGCTGGTAAAACACCATCATTAACTACACAAATACTGCGTTTACTGCCTATCCTTACATGATGTGCAGGAGTTGACACATTGCTGTTttaatgcgattaaaaaaacagttgctgcatataatttattttcagaACTGGAACTCAGAGATGCTATTTCTGGTTTAATGAAATCAGGGCGTGCGTCAGTGATGGTGACTCATATATTTGATTGGTATTAACACATGAATGGGGCAGAAAGAAGAAACCACATTTGTTAGTTCAGGCTTCTCAAGAAAACATGCacgcacgacacacacacacacacacacacacacacacacacacaaacataaagagAGAATAACCGTCTTCATCCTCTCAATAGCTGTTCACACAGGTAAAGTCATATCAGCGTGAAATCCCTGTAATCCAGACCCACTGACTGTATGTGCTGCTCTGCAGGGCTCTTCTCAGGCTGAGGGGAAGATTGAAGGCACCACTCTGGACTTCCTGGGGCCTTTACTGCCTTTCTTGGACCGGGACAGTTTGGCTCTGGTGGACAGAGGAGCTCTGGCTCTGCGGCTGGAGGAGATGAGAAGTTTCTGCCTTCCTAAAGAGTCTGTGAGAGATATTAGTGCTCTGCTCACTCAGAAAGACCTGCTCgggtaaataaaaacacatctgCTGAAGAAAACACGACATGTCCTTGTCATGAATCAATGATATGTCGAGAGCTTAATTTCagtcattatttaaaaaaaggttattgGCTGCACACATAAAACCGAAAAGAGTTGGAACTTTACAGAAGAATTTCAAAAGCgatctattttttatttgtttcaggACTATTTTTAATGACAACTATATAGCACATATCTTGTCACATGTCATGGTTATGACAcctctgtaaaaaatatctcaagAGATTGACTTCAAAATGCTGCCAATAATTATATTTTTGGGCTACAcacttacaacaacaacaacaacaaaaaccacaACTGCAGACCAAAGTAATGATTCAATATCAAGATAAGAATGAAATACTTCTTTCCTGTGTTTCATGAACAGCCATTCCATTTACTGATCAGCTCATTAAACACAAAtaacagctgaggctgatgggaatgtcattactTTTGTAggtatttggttaaaaaaaaacagacaaattcAAATGTCAACCTAATGATGGTGCTAGATCAAAAGTTACAAGataccaaagttattacagttCATCCTGTACTACATTTTCCACCATACAGCTGTTGatatatttcactcaaaaccacttATGTGAACATTGTGGTGGCACTAGTACAAAAATCCGATGATGACCAATGCCATTAGGAATTATCCTCTGAGgagcatgaatgtctgtacagaTGGCAGTCCTTTCAACAGTTGTTgcaatatttcagtctggaccaaagcgGTGGGCTGACTGACTGAAGATATGTGTACTTGTTTTGCCAGGGATCCATCCAAATGGCGAGTTGGGGATGTGGAACATTTGGGCAAGCTGGTGTTTTCTCTCTCAACAAAGCAGATTAACTCCATCCCACTGGTAGGCAGGCAAAAGCATCAACCCAAGCAAATAATTAATTTCATTgcactttaaatgttttttctaaAACATAGCATGATAATATGTGTTTTCCCCGTGCAGACGGTGTTGAATAAAGACACAGTAGAGCAGGTCCTGGTGGGTCAAAGTCACTGGGAGGACAGTGTGGTGGGTGGAGTCTGTGTTACCCACTGTATGGACCAGCATCATCAGAGACAGCAGACTCAGAGTCTCATACGAGGGATTGTCAAAGCACGGAGCAGGAGGGCTAAAGGTTAAATTAATATTTCACTTGTAGAGCTGTTGTAATGCTGTGTCTCATGCTTTGTGTAAGTTCTTAATTATATCCGTGCACTGAATTCACTGGCGTCTCTTCGAGCAGTGCCAGTTCCAAGCTGTGCAGACATCAGAGGGACGTTTCCTTCAGCTTGGACATCCACTCAGCTCAGCCGCATGTCACAGGAGGATCTGAAACAGTGTGTAGAAGTTTTTGGTCAGGACACTTCAATGAGCCCTGAGCAGCGGCGCACACTGTGGGCGAAACTCAGGAAGGTCAGTAAAACTGCGAAAGACCACATGAAGTTAAGATGCATTACTCAAATCATCATCTTGTCTCAGAGTCTGACTTGTGGTGCAGCAGTTCTTTCCCCCTCCCAGCTAAGACCTTGTTCCCATCAAGCGTATCTCAACATCAGAGCACAATTCTTGGTAaatttgtggtgttttttttttttgcaggctGGTAGGACATCTAAGTAAAATGTGTCGTGTTTTAACGTCAACATTATCTGTGGTTGAAACATGTTCTGGTTCTTCACTCAATCCAGTCCTTCAGTCCGGTGAGAGAGCTGAGAGCAGATCAGGTGCTGGCTCTGGGCCCAGTGGTGACTGAGATGGGAGAAAGAGAGCTTCACGATGCCAGTCCCACTGATCTGGGTGTGTTGGTACATTTGGGGACACTGACAGACTGGAGCCCTAAAAAGGTTTTGAATTTTTTCATGCTGatgtaaaacttcaaataaatatAAAGAATCTCCTCCTGAAGACTTAAACATGTCCATTAGTGTGTGTTTAAggtttctattttatttattttttcagatgAGAGCGGTGATTTTAAGTATGATGCGGAAACGCAAACTAAGAGTGGAGCAATTAACAGCTGTTGATCTGGCAACATGTGGCCATCTGATGTGTGGTCTGTACCCCTCAGAGATCAAAAGACTGAGCCCCTACAACCTCAGGTCAGTCAAATACAGAAAGCAGGGGTCTTCGTTTTCAACGGCCAGGGACCCTTTAACTTAAAGATAGACCGAGTAGGAACCCCTTCCTGCATTGTatacaattgagttgcatattaaactgggccgaaTGGAtgaacatcatgttttaatattaaacatacatgtggaaggcacagtgaatctttAAGCCTAACTGTAcggctaccatagtggctagcttacctatagtaagcttatcttcaatatgtaaatatataattttttttcacaaataggccaatttatctttgctattgatatgttggattcatattaatgtatattttcagacatttaaatttttgaagaaaaaaaataactaaatattttttttaataatttggtggcccccctgcactaactctgaggacctcctaggggtcacggacctcctgttgaagatctctgacaTAAAGTATAAACTTCCTCTAgcacaacaaaactaaacaacAGTTGTAATAGCTATAAAAGAA carries:
- the LOC120555864 gene encoding stereocilin, with product MRQDGLSGNKSLEDSMAPEDDLDSMQSFLLQALSRSGGGERGGQFAQKNLALVQSLDGLRRGLLHRVGSSVYGNLRKKVSQVTMALLDDVSSLVDVPQPKARGRCSVGDLRQLILWGIRHNVTWNIQALGVSSHGLPSSLPFLSCPSTEADKLRSRLTPAHSSPKTGPSSRTISKQKHLHDISSTPHRSRINLPQTARKRESNKQQREMEYYTSIEILEAACNESIPGLTGVSNFTVFLYCKLFEGENGSVNPAEAQMGLDLHATCSDAAWYLSAAEEDFLWVHVCSEYFAHEFNNTVCANSSFWLQRAHQAALTKDYHFFNLTSIDDLCMQLTGEATESPVLDEDCLAQLGSRLLSAQAFRHCFLPNNSVLISALCGSGSPDSHQSLPEGSWAAAYCSKIHNFSHVDTIEETCQYRVWAVHHFTNSTLLELCGQTHGFREYICLNATLYNQLLTSVPQFADFCADLQAELEGRKCLLQRFFDMLPAPYEFDTSQLCVDPAPMLVEALHKLSVCEVEGGEREGFLVALGYVLRFLDFMVGLSSGLDEGEREARQGLGQAILLSSLLDNTSWAALQPEASMSVLHTVGVFLRREQNATLKEDLLSCFSPVLWDLIQRDDNSSALRFLLQEYLRMPRDSIRTLVMSAEKDDVKRFLSHMHQSWDQLQVETGQASQKELQAMETMTAAFIHKFPRVTPELFVDLSQFIPYMSVSDIMSFPASLIVNDSVLTAIREHSSGMKSPQKKAFVKRLLQSSMVGDVPTWPPYFLSSILPLLPYLPVSHFQQLTSQQLTPLVELLGNSSLDVVRGRHVLRTLFSKKILTSDNISRLGVLACYLDPVDLGLFLKDSAVSSTLWQQLAQCMSKGFISTSGRLSSWLIPAIETLNLSSMAPAELSALSGLLPQLGASFLLSLPSQQLLEILSQPGLHRYSPAQAFQILSNISKDTNLTMDKLCRLKPLLSGLSPAVLKDLQWPEITGAAHCQCWRALLTELKPGHRAMLYNAMQEALHRDLQNITQQVNCLLPFVPLRKLTETLNGETILRDVRLYRDIRWSPQQAQLLFKRIHKFKNITSKIVRDLGHIASGTSCDFLRLWSNDTDFAELLQFVSELPGGTRPALRKCIIDELRKQPELDLSALSSGFAATLPVTMIEDLSNASFRAILDHIQAHFADFLRMPHYKQTNLAEKAVTELGSSQAEGKIEGTTLDFLGPLLPFLDRDSLALVDRGALALRLEEMRSFCLPKESVRDISALLTQKDLLGDPSKWRVGDVEHLGKLVFSLSTKQINSIPLTVLNKDTVEQVLVGQSHWEDSVVGGVCVTHCMDQHHQRQQTQSLIRGIVKARSRRAKVPVPSCADIRGTFPSAWTSTQLSRMSQEDLKQCVEVFGQDTSMSPEQRRTLWAKLRKSFSPVRELRADQVLALGPVVTEMGERELHDASPTDLGVLVHLGTLTDWSPKKMRAVILSMMRKRKLRVEQLTAVDLATCGHLMCGLYPSEIKRLSPYNLSMAVLFLREMSLPCTEQQMEALTSRLSRPEAFGPVSAWGPEVFTEIGTLAVGLEDMLLSALVQEQVEGITPEAIALMSPKKMAVVFSAVQMSWLSAEQAWAVTEEQWAELDTEQRHVVGLARYEGDVLLELRGRNSAPVGDSFTIRSLALCLFLWQLI